TGAAGTCAGGCGAGAAGGAAGAGTGTATCGTGATGAACGGCGTTGTCAAGCGTGGGGCTCCCGTGTGGAAAAACTTGCCCGCCGCTTGTACCGCCGCCTCCCCCTCGTCTCGGCCAACGGCTGCGCCGCCAAGAGAGCAAGAAAGGCGAATTGCTGTCAAAAATAGGGGGTATACCTGATTGTGTCTCTGCCCCGGTCCGGTAAGGTGGGCTTGCTTCACATCTCAAGCCGGTTTTCTCTTCTGCGGCCGGTTCGCCTGGATGCCCCCTTTTCCTCATCACTCTGGAGGTGATATGCCTGTATCGACACTCAGCGCCCGTATTGCAACGGATTCGGGCCGCGCGTATTCGAGCCGTGGATTGCTGGAGACGCTGGAGCCGCGTCTGCTTTTTTCGGCGACGCTGCTTGTGGATGCGGGGCCCGACGCCTCGGCCGACGAGGGCCAGTCGGTTGATTTCGTGGGTACTTTCGACGACCAGGGGGGCGGGACGCCGGGGACGTTCGACCTGCTATCGCTGACGAGTAACGCGGTGAGTGAGCAGCGGCTACGGATCGATGGCGAGCGTGCGGTGTGGGACGACGGCGTGGACGTGTATTTGTTTGACGGGACGACGCCGGGCGGCGTGCCCAATGTCATCAACCTGTCGGCGACGGTGGCGGGCAACGCGATCGACGGGCAGATCGACGGCGACCGGGTGGCGTTTGTCGCGTCGGGCAGCGGCGGGCCGGGCGGCGTGTTTGTGTACGAGATTTCGACCGGCTCGCTGACGCAAATCAGCACGAGCGAGTTGGCACAGGACATCCAGATCCAAGGCGATCTGGTGGTCTGGGAGCAAGACAACGGCGCGTTCCAGACGATCTTGCAGTACGACCTGAGTAACCCCCCGCCGTTCGCGGGGTTTGTGGCTTCACCGAACTCGGGGCCCGGGACGTCGGGCGACATGACGGACCCGGTGCTTGAAGATGGCGTGGTGTACTGGCTGGCCGCGGGGACGGGCGGGTTCCGCGATGTGTTTGCGAAGGACCTGGGCAGCGGCGTTGTGTACAACGTGTCGGAGACGGCGTCGCAGCATGACCAGGGCATCCGCGCGGATGGCGGGGTTGTGACGTGGAACACGGTGCAGCAGGGCTCGACGTTCCCGGATGTGTACGTGTTTGACGGGCGCGGCTTTGACGGGACTGGCGCGAAGCCGACGGCGGTGCAACTCGACGCGGCGGGTATCTTCGACATCAACGCGCGGGTCTCGGGCACGGACGTGGTGTGGGCGTCGGTCGGTGCGGGCGTGCGTGAGATCTACCACTACAACGTGGATACCGCGACCACCACCAACCTGAGCAATACGGCCACGGTGCTCGAAGGCAACCCCGACATCTCGGGCAACAACGTCGTGTGGCAGGGCAACAACGGCAGCGCGGAGGTCATCTTCCACTACGACCTGGCGGGCGGGTCGCTGACGCAGGTCGGCCCGGCGATCGAGGCGTCGACGCCCGCCGTCTCGGGCAACAACATCGTGTACTTCGACGCAACCAGCTTACTGCCCGCCGCGACGACCGAGGTCGTCTTCGCGCGCGGCGCGTCGGCGGCGACGTATACGTTTGACTGGGACTTCGGCGACGGCACGGTGCTGACGGATGTCACGCTCAACGAGTCGCACACCTACGCCGACAACGGCAGTTACACCGTCGCGCTGACGGTGACGGCCAGCGACGGCCGAGTGACGACCGACACACTGACCGCGACGGTCGCGAATGTCGACCCGACGCTGGGCGCGGTCGCGATCGACCAGGCGGTGATTGATGAGGGCGGCAGCGTGACCGTGAGCGGCACGTTCGCCGACGCGGGCACGGCCGACACGCACACGGTTTCCGTTGATTGGGGCGATGGCACGACCAGCAACGCCACGGTCGATCAGGGAGCGGGCACCTACAGCGCGACGCACACCTATGTGGATGACGACCCGACCGGGACGCCGAGCGATGTCAGCGCGATCGCGGTGACCGTGACGGACGACGACGCGGGCAGCGCGGCCGGGGCGTCGAGCGTCACGGTCAACAACGTCGGCCCCAGCCTGTCGGGCGTTTCGCTGAGTTCGTCGAGTGTCGATGAAGGCGGCGGCGTGACGCTGACGGGCAGCATCCTCGACGCGGGCGTGAACGATACGCACACGGTTGAGGTGGACTGGGGCGATGGCACGACCAGCAACGCCACGGTCGATCAGGTGGCGGGCACGTTCACAGCCAACCACACCTACGCGGATGATGACCCGACGGGCACGGCCAGCGACCTCGCCAACATCATGATCACGGCGACCGACGACGACACGGGCGTGGGTGATGCTGCGACGAGCGTGACGGTGAACAACCTCGCGCCGGTGGTCGCGGCGATCGCCGGGCCCAGCGAGGCGGTGCGCGGGCAGGCGGTGACGTACACCGGCTCGTTCACGGATGCCGGGGTCAACGACACGCATACGCTGCTTTTCGAGGTGCGCGACGCGGCGAACAACGTCGTGGCGTCGAGTACGACGGACCAAGTGAGCTTTACGCCGGAGGGCCTGGGCACCCACACGGTGACACTGACGGTGACCGACGACGACACGGGCGTGGGTGCAAACAGCACGACGACCCAGGTCGCGACGTTCACGGTGGTCGCCGACCCGGTCGACCCGGGCCAGACCGCCCTGCTCGTGGGCGGCGGCGACAACGCGGACCGGATCCGCATCCGCGGCAACAGCTCGGGCCTGCGGGTGGATGTACTCGACCTGGCGACGGGTGAATCGGCGTCGGCCAGCGGGCTCAGCGCCGACCGCATCATCGTGTACGGCGGGGACGGCGATGACAACATCCGCGTCAACAACTCGGCGGGCACGACCCCGGCGGACCTCTTCGGCGGCGCGGGCGACGACTACCTCCGTGGCGGGCAGGGTGACGACACGATCGTCGGCGGCGCGGGCGACGACTTTATCTCGGGCCACAGCGGCCGCGACCTCACGATCGGCGGGCAGGGCAGCGACATCGTCATCGGCAACCGCCACGACGACATCCTTGTTGCGGGCGAATACACGCAGGAGAACGACCTCGCCGCGCTCCGGGCGATCATGGCCGAGTGGACCCGCACCGACCTGGGCTACAGCGCCCGCGTGGGCAACTTGATGAACGGTACGGGGCTCAACGGCTCGACGATCCTGAGCGATACGACCGTCCTGGACGACGACCGCTGGGACCTGCTGCTCGGGCTCCAGGGCCAGGACTGGTTCCTCGCCAATGACCAGCAGGACTGGACCGACCAGCGCAACAACGAGACCCTGACCGACACGCAGAACGACTTCCTCGACAGCGAAGAGGAAGAGGCATAAGCGCCGGGCGAACAAGTAAGTCTCCCCCCCTCGGCGGGTCCACTTCGGTGGGCCCGCTGTTTTTGGACATGCGGCCGTATCGCCTGCCGCGGTCGGGTGGGGTACAATCCCGCCTCGCCGCAGCCTCATGCTGCACAAACGGGTAGGTGCCCGCGCCGATGCGGGTCGCCCCGGGTGGGGTGCCAGAGCGGACGAATGGAACGGTTTTGAAAACCGTCGTGCCCTCACGGGTACCGTGGGTTCGAATCCCACCCCCACCGCTTTTTGTAATGAACCGCCAAGGCGCCAAGTACGCCAAGGCAGACAAGGAATAGATCGATGCGACATAAACTCAAGACGTGGATGCTGGTGCCCGCCCTGTTGTTGTGCCTGCTGGTTTGCGGGCCCGCGATTGCGGCGGATGAGGCGTTGCTCGGCACGTGGGAGCTGACGCAGGTCGGCGAGAACGAGCCGGAGGATGGTCAGCGCGTGGTGTATGCGTTTCGCGAAGCGACGGTGCGTGTGACGATCGAGGCGTCGGGCGCTTCGACTTCATGGGAGCTGCCGTACAGCGTGTCGGAGGATGGCAAGCTGACGATCGAGCCGAGCGAGGGGCTTGGCGACCCGTCGCCGGTGACGTTTTCGTACACGGTGGCGGGCGATGCGCTGACGATCCAGCGTGACACCGAGGGCGTGACGGAGCAGCCGGAGATCGTGTTTGCGCGGGTCGCGGGGTGAGAGCGACGGCGGGTGTCTGATCGCTGCTCATCCGGGGTCTGATAATCGAGCTATTGGAGGCCGACCTGAACCAGGGTCGGCCTTTTTTTCATGCGTTTTCAGCCAATAAACAGCGTTTTTACGGCGTTCTGATTCCTAACACATCGCTCACGAGCCGCTAACAATCGAATTTTATGATTCCCGCAACACCCGGGCGGACACGGCTATGTGGCCGTATTCCGACCCGCATATGGAGACCTTGTTGTGGATTGTAAGACTAAGTTTGCGGCGTTCGGATTGGCGGCGGCGGCGACACTCGGGCTTGTGGGCTGCGGGGACAGCGGCGTGCCCTCCGGGCTGACGGGCGACCTCGATATCGACGGCTCCTCGACCGTCTTCCCGATCACCGAAGCGGTGGCAGAAGACTTCCGCGGTCCCAACCCGGACATGCGTGTCACGGTCGGCGTGTCGGGCACGGGCGGCGGGTTCAAGCGGTTCGCGGCCGGCGAGACCGACATCTCCGACGCGTCGCGCCCGATCAAGCAGAAAGAGATCGACGCCTGCGCCGAGAACGACATCGAGTTCATCGAGATCCCTGTGGCGTATGACGGCCTTTCGATCGTTGTCAACCCCGCCAACACGTGGGCACAAGACCTGACGGTCGACGAGCTCAAGCTCATCTTCCTCGAGGGCTCGACCGTGCAGAACTGGTCCGATGTGCGCGACGGCTGGCCCGACACGCCGATCAAGCTGTTCATCCCCGGCACCGACTCGGGCACGTTCGACTACTTCAAGGAAGTCGTCGCGGGTAAAGAGGGCTCGATCCGAAGCGACGTCACGGCCTCGGAAGACGACAACGTCCTGGTCAACGGCATCGCCGGCGACGAAGGCGCGATCGGGTTCTTCGGCTGTGCCTACTACTTCGAGAACACCGACAAGCTCCGCGCCGTCACCATCAACGGCGTGGGCCCGACACCCGAGACGATCGAGAACGGCAGCTACGCCCCGTTCAGCCGGCCGCTGTTCATCTACGTGAACAAGGCCTCCGCCGAGGAAGCGCACGTCCAGGCATTCATCGAGTTCTACCTCGACGAGGGCCCGGCCTTGGCCCAGGAAGTCGGCTACGTCCAGCTGCCCGCACCGATCCAGACCGCCATCCGCGCCCGCTGGGAAGCCCGGACCACCGGCACACTGTTCCTCGACGCCGCAGGTGAAAAAGTCACCGGCCCGCTGACGGACATCTACAACTAAACCCCACCCGTGAGGGGAAGAGCCCTCGGCGGGCCGGTCCAGCGATCGGCCCGCCGATTCCAGTCCTACACCGCAGACGCGACGCCATGACCCAGCTCCAAGCCAGCCGCATCCTGATCCCCGAGCGACGCCGCAGCACCGCCAAGCGCGACGCGGGCGAGCTCGTGATCCGCATCGCGCTGACCCTTTGCGGCGTGCTGACGATCGTCTGCACCACGCTGATCATCTTCGTCCTCGCACGCAACGGGCTCAAGTTCTTCACGATCGCCGACGTGACGCCTTGGGCATTCTTCACCGGCAGGGAGTGGGCCCCGCTGCTCGCCCACCCGCCGAAGTTCGGCGTGCTGCCGCTGGTCATGGGCACGATGCTCGTCGCCGTCATCGCGATGTGTGTCGCCCTCCCGCTTGGGCTCCTCGCGGCGGTCTGGCTCAGCGAATACGCCTCGCCGCGAGCGAGATCGATCGTCAAGCCGACGCTCGAACTCCTCGCCGGCATCCCCACCGTCGTGCTCGGCTTCTTCGCGCTGATGGTCATCACACCGATGCTCCAGGGCGCGTTCAACTGGACGGGCTTTATCGAGTTCGATGCGTTTAGCGCCATGGCGGCCGGGCTCGCCGTCGGCTTCCTGTGCCTGCCCACCGTCTGCTCGCTGTGCGAGGACGCGCTCCGCATGGTGCCCGACTCGCTCCGCCAAGGCGCACTCGGCCTGGGTGCAAGCCGGTTCGAGACCGCGGTCCGCGTGCTCATCCCCGCGGCCCTGTCGGGCATCGTCTCGGCCTTCCTCCTCGCCATGGCCCGCGCCGTGGGCGAGACCATGATCGTCGCCATCGCCGCCGGCTCTATGGCCGTCTTCACCGCCGACCCCTCCAGCCAGGTCCAGACCATCACCGGCCACATGGTCTCTATGTTCCTGGGCGACGTCAGCAACTTCGGCGTCGAGTACTTCTCGAGCTACGCCGTGGGCGCCGTCCTCTTCCTTATCACCCTCGCGATGACCTTCGCCGGCCACATCGTCCGCATGAAGTACCGCCAGGCCTACGAATGAACTCCACCGCACCCTCACTCAAAGACGCGCCGCGCCGCTCAAACCGAGGACGCCAACGCACCGAACAGACGTTCAAAATCGTCTGCCTCGTCGCGCTCATCATCACCTTCGGTGTGCTCATCACCCTGCTCGGCTCGGTCGCGTGGATGGGCGTCAAGTACCTCGACATCAGCTTCCTCACCGACCTCCCCTCCCGACGACCCGGCAAGGCCGGCATCATGCCCGCGCTCATGGGCACCCTCTGGGCCTGCCTCATCTGCGCACTCACCGCCATCCCCATCGGCGTGGGTACCGCCATCCTCCTCGAAGAGTACCGGCCCAAGAGCAAGCTCGGCCGAAAACTCATCGACATCGTCCAGCTCAACATCACCAACCTCGCCGGCGTCCCGTCTATCGTCTACGGCGTGCTCGGGCTCACCGTCTTCGTCTACCTCTTCAAGACCGCCGCCGACTCCAACGTCGCAACCCCCTGGTCGATCGGCTCGCCCAATAGCTGGCTCTACCTCCAACTCCCTATGGGCCGAAGCGTCCTGGCCGGCGGGCTCACCCTCGCGCTCGTGATCATGCCCGTCATCATCACCGCCGCCGCCGAGGCCATCCGCGCCGTCCCCTCCTCGCTCAAGCAGGCCTCACTCGCACTGGGCGCCACCCGCTGGCAGACCATCCGCCGCGTCGTCCTGCCCAAGGCCCTGCCCGGCATCGCCACCGGATCCATCCTCGCCATGAGCCGGGCCATCGGCGAGGCCGCGCCCGTCCTCATGATCTCCGGCGCCGTCTTCCTCACCTTCGCGCCGCGAAACCTCATGGACAAGTTCACCGTCATGCCGCTCCAGATCTACAACTGGGTCGGCAAACCCCAGGAAGAATTCCACCAGGTCGCCGCCACCGGGATCGTCGTCCTGCTCGCCGTCCTCCTGCTGTTCAACGGCGTCGCCGTCTTCATCCGCCAACGCGCCCAACGCCACGGCTAATACCGGACGCTTTCGCTTCAACGCCCCGCCTCGACCGACCGACCGTACCAAGGAGCCAACGATGTCACTGATCTCCAACGACCGAGGACTCGACATGACCACCGCCGACCCCATGTTCGACGGTGAAACCGTCAGCCGACCACCGCTCCAGCACGACCCGGTCCAGACCACCCCCATGATCCGCATCAAGGGGTTCGACTGCTTCTATGGCAACGCCCAAGCCATCTTCAGCCAGACGATGGATATCGCCGAGAACCAGGTCACCGCCCTCATCGGCCCCAGCGGCTGCGGCAAATCCACCCTCCTGCGCTGGATCAACCGCATGAACGACGAGATCCCCAGCGCCCACGCCAGCGGCAGCATCACCATCGACGGCCAGGAGATCCTCGGCAAAGGCGTCGACCTCGTCGAGCTCCGCCTCAAGGTCGGCATGGTCTTCCAGAAACCCAACCCCTTCCCCAAATCCATCTTCGAAAACGTCGCCTTCGGCCCACGCCTGCACTACAAGCTCAGCAAGTCCGAGATCAGCGACATCGTCGAACGCTCCCTCACCCGCGCCGGGCTCTGGGACGAAGTCAAAGACCGCCTCAAAGAGTCCGCGCTCGGCCTCTCGGGTGGCCAGCAGCAGCGGCTATGCATCGCCCGCACCATGGCCGTCGAGCCCACGGTGATCCTCATGGACGAGCCCTGCTCCGCGCTCGACCCCAAGTCCACCGCCCGCATCGAAGAACTCGTCGACGAGCTGCGTGGCCGATACACCATCCTCATGGTCACCCACAACATGCAACAGGCCGCCCGCGTCTCCGACGAAACCGCCTTCATGTTCCAAGGCGAACTCATCGAGTTCGGCCGCACCGAACAGGTCTTCCACGAGCCCAAAGAGAAGCAGACCGAAGACTACATCAGCGGCCGGTTCGGGTAAGCGAAGCAGACCGAATAGGCATGATTCACCCCGTACGCGGTTTGGTAACAAAGCCAAACCGCGTGCGTTTTTGCCGGCATCGACGGCAGGCTTGCTTCCATCTACCAAGCTCAGTGGGTGACGCGCAGCGCCCCGAGTGAATGACGACGGACACGATGCGCAAGACGCCGCGCGTCGCCCGCGAAACGTATCATACGCATCACAGTTGATTCGCGAGCGTTTCTTCCGGGGTGCCACACAACTCCCGCAGGGCTGCTGTGTGCGACAACCCGATGCCATTTTTCGTCCCGGCACACAGCAGGCCTGCGGACAGGCCAGTTGTGTGGCACCCCGGAACGCGTGTTCTTGCTGGGATGTGTATCACAGCCACTTCAGCTTGCGCAGGATCGCGATCTCGATGACGGAGATCACGACGAGGATCGCGCAGACGATGGCGAAGGCCCAGCCGCTGTCGACGCCCGGCATGCCGCCGACGTTGATGCCCAGGAGGCCGGTCAAGAGCCCGAGGGGCAGGAAGATCGCGGTGACCATCGAGAGCACGTAGAGCGTGCGGTTGGTGTGCTCGGCGAGGCGCGAGGCGAGTTCCTCCTGAATCACCACCGCGCGGTCGCGTACCAGGTCGAGGTCCTCGACGTAGCGTGTCACGCGGTCGGCGACGTCGCGCAGACGCGCCCGGTCGCTCGGGTCCAGCCAGGCCAGATCGGCGATCATCAGCCCGGCCAGCGCATCGCGCTGGGGCGAGAGGAACCGGCGGATCTTGATGGCCTTTCGCCGGGTGTTCGAGATCCGCGCGCGCAGCGCGTAGGTCTCGTGGGTCAGGACTTCTTCCTCGAGCGCGTCGGCCTCATCGTCAAGTTCATGGACGACGGCGCCTGCGCGTTCGACCAGTCGCTGGGCCAGCGCGATGAGCATGCCCGGCGCGTCGTTGGGGCCTTTGCCCTTGAGGAGCAGGTCGCGCACATCCTCGACAGCCATGAGTTTGTCGCGGCGGAGGGTGATGATGCGGTTGTGCTCGACCCACATGCGGAGCGAGACCATGTCTTCGGGGTCGGCGCCGGGGTTGAGGTTGACGCCGCGCATGTTGATCTGCAGCCCGTCGCCGACGACATGGCTGCGCGGGCGGGACTCGTGGGCGACCAGGGCGTTGGCGGTGTCGGTGTCGAGCCCGCTTTTGTCCCGGAGCCAGGCCTTGACGCGGTCCTGGGTGCAGTCGAGGTGGACCCAGACGAGGGAGTCATCGTGCCAGTGGGCGTCGATACCGGGCCAGTCCTGTTCGGCTGCGCCGCCCTTGGCATCCAGCATCATCGCGAAGATCAGCCCGTCGCCGGTCGTCTGCATGGCATACTCCATTGGCTATCGGTTTCAATCAACGCGACGTCGGCGACCACGATACCGCGCGGCTACACCTCGGGGGGAGGTTCGGCCGTTGGCGCGGCGCCCTCGCCCGAATTGATCGGCGTGCCGCCGGCCATGAATGGGACATCCGAAGAGCGCAGGTGCAGGTCGCGCTGAGGGAACGGGATCTCGATGCCCGCGTCTTTGAGCGCTTTGTTGAGCTCCATGTGCAGGTCGTGGCGGACGGGCCAGCGGTGCTGGAAATCTTTGACGAACACGCGGATGTCGAAGTCGAGCGAGCTCTCGCCAAAGCCTACGAAGAGGATCGCGGGCTTGGGCATCTCGAGCACGAGCGGGCTGGCCTTGACGACATCGGTCAGGATTTTTTGCGTGAGGGTCGTGTCTGAGCCGTAGGCGACGCCGACACGGATGTTGATGCGGGTGATGGGGTCGGTGAGGGTCCAGTTGATGACGTGTGCGGTGATGAAGTTTTTGTTGGGGACGAGGATCTCGCGGTTGTCGAGGTCGATGATGGTGGTGGCGCGGATCTGGATGCGTGCGACGTTGCCGGAGAGGTCGTTGACGGTGACGGTATCGCCGACGCGGATGGGGCGTTCGAAGAGGATGATGATGCCGGAGACGAAGTTCGCGACGATTTCCTGGAGGCCGAAGCCCAGGCCGACGCCCAGCGCGGCGACGATAAACTGCATCTTGCCCCAACTGATGCCGACCCGGTCGAAGGCGATAAACAGGCCGACGGCCATGATGAGGTAGCGGCTGATGGCGGTGACGGCGTAGCGTGTGCCCGAGTCGATGGACATGCGCTGGAGCAGGGTGATCTCGAGGACACCGGGCAGGTTGCGTGCGGCGATGACGGTGAGCGTCGTGATGACCATCGCGACGATCAGGCTCCAGACGGTGACGGACGAGACCTCCTCGCCGTCGGGGGTCGTCACGGTGCTGCTCCAGAGCGAGACCTCATCGAGGACGCCCAGCGCGGGGATGAGGTCGCGCCAGATGAGGTAGAAGAGGAAGAAGAAGCAGGTGCCGATGGTCGCGCGCAAGAGCGCGCGGGTCTGTGTGCTGACCGAGGACAGGTCGATCGCGGGGACTTCGAGCGCCTGAGGGACCGCCTCGCCCGATGCCCCGGCCTCGCCCGCGGCGGCGGCGGCCTCGTTGGCGGCGATCTGCTTTTGCCGCTGCTCACGTGCCCGCGCGATTGCGAGTCGGCGGTGTGCGACCACCAGCCAGCGCATCGCCATGCTGTATGTGATCAGCCCGACGAGCGCGACCCAAGCACTGTTAAAGAGCTGGCCCTGGATCTTCAGCGCGGTCTCGTAGTACCCCACCGCTGCGACGACGGCCAGGACGATCGGCGCGACCGCGATCAGCGGGAACCAGATCAGCCGGGTGCGCCAAGCGAGGCTCTGGCGTTTGAGCGAGGCCGCGGCCGTCCCGCGTTTGGGGTGCAGCACGAAGAACAGGAACACCGACATCGCGGCCGAGGCGGTTAGAAACAACAGCCGGCCCAGGCCGTTCTGGTAGATGATGTTGCCCGACAGCTCGGTCATCGGGACGATCAGCGCGGCCGGAAAGATCGCAAGGATCAGCCAGCGCAGGTTGCTGGCAAGGACGACGCGGGCGCGGTCGGACCAGCGGAAGTGGACCTCGATCAGGCCGTGGTGCTTGCACATGACCTGGAAGGTGCGCAGCAGGAACAGGACGATGCCCGCGTTGAGCAGGCCGCCGCCCAGCGAGGTGACGAAGAGCCCGGCCGACGAGGTATAGAGCAGGAAGCCGACCCAGCCCATCATGAGCGAGACGGGCAGCGCGAGCAGCAGCGTGATCAGCAGTGCTTTGAGTGTGAGCCAGAAGTTGTCGCCCCAGACCTGGCCGACCTTCTCGGCGATCTGCGTGAGCCCGGCGATCAGTCGACCACGCATGACAAGCAGGCCGGTGAAGACCAGCACCGCCAGCACCGACGGCAGCGGCGTCTGCGTGGCACGTTTCGCCAGTGCCACCCCGGCAAGCCGCCAGCTATCGACATGCGTCAACCAACGCACCCCCACCTCGATCCGCCCGGGCCAGAGCGGGCCGATCGGTGCCGCGCTGGGCAGCCAGAGCAACCGCTCCTCTAATGTGCGCGACAGCTCCTGCGCACCTTCGACCAGCGCCCGGTCGGTTGTGTTCAGGCGTTCGAGACGCTCAATGTAGGTGCTGTACGTCGTTTCCAAGGGTGACAGCACGGCCTGCCGGCTCTCCATCAGCTTGGAAAGCTCGGCCCGGTTGGCCTCGGACAACGCGGGAGCGTCCGGGTTCTCCTCGGCCCACTGAACGATCTGGAGTGCACGTGCCTGCTCCGGGTCGGCGAGGCGGCGCAGGCGTTCCTGGATGCGCAGACGCTGGAGCCGGGTGTTGATGATCTCCTCATCGCGTCGCGCGATCCGGCTTCGGATCGTCGCGGTCTCGGGCAAGTGCGACCGCAGCTCACGCAGCAGCTCCGAAAAATCTTCGCCCACCGCGCCGATCGCCATGATCTGGCTCAAGCTCTCGCGGTTTTCCTCGAACTCTGTGGCGCGGCGTTCGGCGAGCGCCTGCTCCGTGATCAGCGCCTCGGCATTGCCGACCGTCTCGTTCAAGTCCTCGCTGAACTCGGTCGTCATCTTGGCATAGCCAGCCAGCATCGGGTGGCTACGCGCGAGAAGCGCGGCCTCCTGTTGAGACTGCGCAAGCTGCGCCGCCGCGTCCGCCCGGCGGCGGGCCGAGGCACGATCCGACAGCTCCTGGATCGCTTCGTCCAGCTTCGCCAGCTGCACCCGCGCGAGCGCTACCCGCGCGGCGTTGATCCGTTGGCGGTCGGGCAGGCTGACCAGTTCCAACTCCAGCGCCGTGATCCGCGCCGACCGCGCCTGCCGGTTCGCCTCCAGCGCCGTTTCGGCCGCGCGACGGACCGCCGTGGGCGTGTCCTCGGGTAGCGCGTCGAGCGCGAGGTCGGCCAGACGCTGCTGCTCAGCCGTGATCGACTCGCGCAGCGCGACCGAACGCGTCTCCAACACCGCCGACTCGGCCTCCAACTCCGTAATGCCGGTGCGCAGCTGCACAGCACGCCCGGCCGCGGCCTCCAACGCCGACTCCATCTCCGCCGTGCTCGGGTCCTCGGGCAGGAACTCATCGAGCACCGACACACCCACGGCCTTCCAGGCCTGCCGATTCAGCTGCGCCACCGTGCCCGACGACGACGCCGAGAGCGCACGAGAACGCTCCGCCGCCTCGACGTTCGTGCGTTGCTCCTCGATAAACCCAAGCGCGGTCTGAAACCGCGCCCGGGCCTGCTCCTTGATCTCATCGGACAGCTGCGGGTCCGCGAGCATCGTGTCCAGACGCGACTGCACCTCGTCTACCGTCAGCGCGACCGACGCCTCGGGCAGCACCTCCGGCGGGTCGGGCGTCTGCGGCTGCGCCACCACAATCGGCGCGACACCCAGCAGCACCACAAGCGCGAACCACCACGCCAAGGGGTGTCGCCGCAACTGAATCGGGGAGTCAAACATTGGGGCGAGTCGGGATAGGGCCGTGGTCGTCGGACACGATGGCGACC
The sequence above is a segment of the Phycisphaeraceae bacterium D3-23 genome. Coding sequences within it:
- a CDS encoding zinc transporter ZntB, which codes for MQTTGDGLIFAMMLDAKGGAAEQDWPGIDAHWHDDSLVWVHLDCTQDRVKAWLRDKSGLDTDTANALVAHESRPRSHVVGDGLQINMRGVNLNPGADPEDMVSLRMWVEHNRIITLRRDKLMAVEDVRDLLLKGKGPNDAPGMLIALAQRLVERAGAVVHELDDEADALEEEVLTHETYALRARISNTRRKAIKIRRFLSPQRDALAGLMIADLAWLDPSDRARLRDVADRVTRYVEDLDLVRDRAVVIQEELASRLAEHTNRTLYVLSMVTAIFLPLGLLTGLLGINVGGMPGVDSGWAFAIVCAILVVISVIEIAILRKLKWL
- a CDS encoding mechanosensitive ion channel; its protein translation is MRRHPLAWWFALVVLLGVAPIVVAQPQTPDPPEVLPEASVALTVDEVQSRLDTMLADPQLSDEIKEQARARFQTALGFIEEQRTNVEAAERSRALSASSSGTVAQLNRQAWKAVGVSVLDEFLPEDPSTAEMESALEAAAGRAVQLRTGITELEAESAVLETRSVALRESITAEQQRLADLALDALPEDTPTAVRRAAETALEANRQARSARITALELELVSLPDRQRINAARVALARVQLAKLDEAIQELSDRASARRRADAAAQLAQSQQEAALLARSHPMLAGYAKMTTEFSEDLNETVGNAEALITEQALAERRATEFEENRESLSQIMAIGAVGEDFSELLRELRSHLPETATIRSRIARRDEEIINTRLQRLRIQERLRRLADPEQARALQIVQWAEENPDAPALSEANRAELSKLMESRQAVLSPLETTYSTYIERLERLNTTDRALVEGAQELSRTLEERLLWLPSAAPIGPLWPGRIEVGVRWLTHVDSWRLAGVALAKRATQTPLPSVLAVLVFTGLLVMRGRLIAGLTQIAEKVGQVWGDNFWLTLKALLITLLLALPVSLMMGWVGFLLYTSSAGLFVTSLGGGLLNAGIVLFLLRTFQVMCKHHGLIEVHFRWSDRARVVLASNLRWLILAIFPAALIVPMTELSGNIIYQNGLGRLLFLTASAAMSVFLFFVLHPKRGTAAASLKRQSLAWRTRLIWFPLIAVAPIVLAVVAAVGYYETALKIQGQLFNSAWVALVGLITYSMAMRWLVVAHRRLAIARAREQRQKQIAANEAAAAAGEAGASGEAVPQALEVPAIDLSSVSTQTRALLRATIGTCFFFLFYLIWRDLIPALGVLDEVSLWSSTVTTPDGEEVSSVTVWSLIVAMVITTLTVIAARNLPGVLEITLLQRMSIDSGTRYAVTAISRYLIMAVGLFIAFDRVGISWGKMQFIVAALGVGLGFGLQEIVANFVSGIIILFERPIRVGDTVTVNDLSGNVARIQIRATTIIDLDNREILVPNKNFITAHVINWTLTDPITRINIRVGVAYGSDTTLTQKILTDVVKASPLVLEMPKPAILFVGFGESSLDFDIRVFVKDFQHRWPVRHDLHMELNKALKDAGIEIPFPQRDLHLRSSDVPFMAGGTPINSGEGAAPTAEPPPEV